From one Cyanobacterium stanieri PCC 7202 genomic stretch:
- a CDS encoding GTP-binding protein TypA (PFAM: Elongation factor Tu domain 2; Elongation factor G C-terminus; Elongation factor Tu GTP binding domain~TIGRFAM: GTP-binding protein TypA/BipA; small GTP-binding protein domain~COGs: COG1217 membrane GTPase involved in stress response~InterProIPR000795:IPR004161:IPR000640:IPR005225:IPR 006298~KEGG: cyt:cce_1679 GTP-binding protein TypA~PFAM: protein synthesis factor GTP-binding; elongation factor Tu domain 2 protein; elongation factor G domain-containing protein~SPTR: GTP-binding protein TypA;~TIGRFAM: GTP-binding protein TypA; small GTP-binding protein) has product MSLPIRNLAIIAHVDHGKTTLVDALLQQSGIFREGEEVPTCVMDSNDIERERGITILSKNTAVRYKDTLINIVDTPGHADFGGEVERVLGMVDGCVLIVDANEGPMPQTRFVLKKALEKGLRPIVVVNKIDRPNVHPDKAVDKVFDLFVELGADDDQCDFTTLYASGLSGFAKNNIEDENVDMQPLFEAILHHVPPPAGDPEKPLQLQVTTLDYSEYLGRIVIGRIHNGKIEAGQQAALMKEDGSVVKARITKLLGFEGLQRVELEEASAGYIVAVAGFADANIGETITCPNEPQPLPLIKVDEPTLRMTFSVNNSPFAGLEGKFVTSRQIRDRLDKELQTNVALRVEDGESADQFIVSGRGELHLGILIENMRREGFEFQVSQPQVIYREVNGQPYEPFEYLVLDVPEEAQGSCIERLGQRKAEMQDMQSGDNGRTQLEFIIPARGLIGFRGDFIRMTKGAGIMNHSFHEYRPLVGDLETRYNGVLISFEEGVSTFYAMKNAEDRGVFFIHPGTKVYKGMIIGESNRAQDVEINVCKTKQLTNHRSATGDELVQLQAPVEMTLERALEYIGPDELLEVTPESIRLRKLNSKKLAKR; this is encoded by the coding sequence ATGTCTCTCCCCATTCGCAACCTTGCGATTATTGCCCACGTTGACCACGGCAAAACCACCCTAGTAGATGCTTTATTACAACAGTCTGGAATCTTCAGAGAAGGAGAAGAAGTTCCTACCTGTGTCATGGACTCTAACGATATAGAAAGAGAAAGAGGAATTACTATTCTTTCTAAAAATACTGCTGTACGTTATAAAGATACATTAATTAATATTGTAGATACCCCCGGACACGCCGACTTTGGTGGTGAAGTGGAACGGGTTTTAGGTATGGTTGACGGTTGTGTTTTAATCGTTGACGCTAACGAAGGCCCCATGCCCCAAACTCGTTTTGTGTTGAAAAAAGCCCTAGAAAAGGGTTTACGTCCTATTGTAGTAGTAAATAAAATCGATCGCCCCAATGTCCACCCTGATAAGGCAGTGGATAAAGTATTTGATCTATTTGTGGAACTAGGTGCAGATGATGATCAATGTGATTTTACCACCCTCTACGCTTCTGGTTTATCTGGATTTGCTAAAAACAACATTGAGGATGAAAATGTAGATATGCAACCTCTATTTGAGGCTATCTTACATCATGTTCCACCACCAGCAGGGGATCCCGAAAAACCTCTACAATTGCAGGTAACTACCCTCGATTATTCTGAATATTTAGGTCGTATCGTCATTGGTAGAATCCATAACGGTAAAATCGAAGCTGGACAACAGGCTGCCTTGATGAAGGAAGATGGTAGCGTTGTTAAGGCGAGAATTACTAAATTATTAGGTTTTGAAGGTTTACAAAGGGTAGAACTAGAAGAAGCTAGTGCAGGATATATCGTGGCGGTGGCAGGGTTTGCTGATGCGAATATCGGTGAAACCATTACTTGTCCTAATGAGCCTCAACCTTTACCCTTGATTAAAGTTGATGAGCCTACTTTGAGAATGACTTTCTCTGTTAATAACTCTCCTTTCGCTGGATTAGAGGGTAAATTTGTTACTTCTCGTCAAATTCGCGATCGCCTCGACAAAGAGTTACAAACTAATGTAGCTTTGAGGGTAGAGGATGGAGAATCTGCGGATCAATTCATCGTTTCGGGAAGAGGAGAATTACATTTAGGTATCCTTATCGAAAATATGCGCCGTGAAGGTTTCGAGTTCCAAGTATCTCAGCCTCAAGTAATTTACCGTGAGGTAAACGGACAACCCTACGAACCTTTTGAATACCTCGTTTTAGATGTACCCGAAGAAGCTCAAGGCTCTTGTATTGAGCGTTTGGGACAACGTAAAGCAGAAATGCAAGATATGCAATCCGGGGATAATGGACGTACTCAATTAGAATTTATCATTCCTGCCCGTGGTTTAATCGGCTTCCGTGGTGACTTTATTCGCATGACTAAAGGCGCTGGTATTATGAACCATAGTTTCCATGAATATCGTCCTTTGGTGGGAGATTTAGAAACCCGTTACAACGGTGTACTTATTTCCTTCGAGGAGGGTGTTTCTACCTTCTACGCCATGAAAAATGCTGAGGATAGAGGGGTATTCTTTATCCATCCCGGTACCAAGGTTTACAAGGGTATGATTATCGGTGAGTCTAACCGTGCGCAGGATGTGGAGATTAATGTTTGTAAAACCAAGCAGTTAACCAACCACCGCTCGGCTACTGGGGATGAATTAGTCCAGTTACAAGCCCCTGTGGAGATGACTTTAGAGCGAGCTTTAGAATATATTGGCCCTGATGAGTTGTTGGAAGTAACTCCCGAATCTATTCGTTTACGTAAATTAAATAGTAAGAAATTAGCTAAACGTTAA
- a CDS encoding two component transcriptional regulator, winged helix family (PFAM: Response regulator receiver domain; Transcriptional regulatory protein, C terminal~COGs: COG0745 Response regulators consisting of a CheY-like receiver domain and a winged-helix DNA-binding domain~InterPro IPR001789:IPR001867~KEGG: mar:MAE_14380 OmpR family two-component response regulator~PFAM: response regulator receiver; transcriptional regulator domain-containing protein~SMART: response regulator receiver~SPTR: Two component transcriptional regulator, winged helix family), with protein MIYISIVEGNPHLRSLLGWHLQQAGYITHQYSTIQQARNNLIQNPPTLIIIDSDLPDGDGIEFCRWLSQSSQTLILILSAKIGEKDVVNGLKAGADDYIKKPFGMQEFLARVESLLRRFRVNNAPLILDFGDLKIDLVQRRVEFRGEFIDLTPQEFSLLYVLTQAQGSPLSRTELLRRAWPEEIENQRTIDTHVLSLRKKIELDPRQPNLIQTVRNVGYRFNIELLQRDNSSSPEAHQHPKHYHSQNNHLSPSTMNKARMMIR; from the coding sequence GTGATTTATATATCTATAGTTGAAGGTAATCCCCATTTGCGATCGCTCTTAGGATGGCATCTACAACAAGCAGGTTACATAACCCATCAATATAGTACCATTCAACAAGCCCGAAACAACCTGATCCAAAATCCGCCCACTCTGATTATCATTGATTCCGACTTACCAGACGGTGATGGCATCGAATTTTGCCGTTGGTTATCCCAATCAAGTCAAACCTTGATCCTCATTTTATCCGCCAAAATAGGAGAAAAAGACGTAGTAAATGGTTTAAAAGCAGGGGCCGATGACTACATCAAAAAACCCTTTGGGATGCAAGAATTTCTAGCCCGAGTTGAATCATTATTGCGTCGGTTTAGGGTAAACAACGCCCCCCTAATTTTGGATTTTGGAGATCTCAAGATTGATTTAGTCCAAAGAAGAGTCGAATTTAGAGGAGAATTCATCGATCTCACACCCCAAGAATTTAGCCTACTTTATGTATTAACTCAAGCCCAAGGAAGCCCCCTCAGTCGCACCGAGTTACTCCGTCGTGCATGGCCCGAGGAAATAGAAAACCAGCGCACCATCGATACCCATGTCTTATCATTACGTAAAAAAATAGAATTAGATCCCCGACAACCGAACTTAATTCAAACAGTGCGCAACGTGGGTTATCGATTCAACATTGAATTGTTACAACGAGATAATTCTTCATCCCCCGAAGCCCATCAACACCCAAAACATTACCATAGTCAAAACAATCATCTTTCTCCATCAACTATGAACAAAGCAAGAATGATGATTAGGTAA
- a CDS encoding transposase IS200-family protein (PFAM: Transposase IS200 like~COGs: COG1943 Transposase and inactivated derivatives~InterPro IPR002686~KEGG: ana:alr7149 transposase~PFAM: transposase IS200-family protein~SPTR: Transposase) has protein sequence MSTNYNKGFRSVYKLTAHVLLVTKYRKKAISEEVLIRLKEIFTDTLTKWECNLVEFNGELDHVHLLIDYKPDISLSKLIANLKTVSSRLIRRDFPELATKYFYNKPYFWTGSYFVASCGGVTVNQLKKYVENQKNSSRIKMSYGHFIDWSKIHLPLISVGISFKRNITGVLFLTFFR, from the coding sequence ATGTCAACTAATTATAATAAAGGTTTTAGGTCAGTTTATAAACTTACCGCTCACGTTCTGTTAGTTACCAAATATCGTAAAAAAGCAATCTCAGAAGAAGTGTTAATCAGACTAAAAGAAATTTTTACAGATACGTTAACTAAGTGGGAGTGTAATTTAGTGGAGTTTAATGGGGAGTTAGATCATGTCCATTTACTGATTGACTACAAGCCTGATATATCTTTGTCTAAGTTAATTGCTAATCTAAAAACAGTTAGCAGTCGGTTGATTAGAAGAGACTTTCCTGAGTTAGCAACTAAATATTTTTACAATAAACCTTATTTTTGGACGGGTTCTTATTTTGTGGCAAGTTGTGGCGGTGTAACAGTAAATCAACTAAAAAAATATGTGGAGAATCAAAAAAACTCCTCAAGAATAAAGATGTCCTACGGACATTTTATTGATTGGTCAAAAATTCATCTCCCGTTAATTTCTGTGGGTATTTCTTTTAAGAGAAATATAACGGGAGTCCTCTTTTTGACATTTTTCAGATAG
- a CDS encoding assimilatory nitrate reductase (ferredoxin) precursor (PFAM: Molybdopterin oxidoreductase; Molydopterin dinucleotide binding domain; Molybdopterin oxidoreductase Fe4S4 domain~COGs: COG0243 Anaerobic dehydrogenase typically selenocysteine-containing~InterPro IPR006655:IPR006963:IPR006656:IPR006657~KEGG: cyt:cce_1214 nitrate reductase~PFAM: molybdopterin oxidoreductase; molybdopterin oxidoreductase Fe4S4 region; molydopterin dinucleotide-binding region~PRIAM: Nitrate reductase~SPTR: Molybdopterin oxidoreductase), with protein sequence MSEKVKTVCPYCGVGCGLEVMTSTDDEKVSIGKVMGDRTHPSSQGKVCVKGATVGEAIKKSRLEYPLWRESLDQEFQRISWDEAYDKIVNQINKVRDTIGVDGICMYGSGQFQTEDYYIAQKLFKGCLGTNNFDANSRLCMSSAVSGYVGSFGADGPPCTYTDLENTDCAFLVGTNTADCHPIVFNRLRAYHKKNDHVKMVVVDPRRTATAEAADLHLPIRPGTDIDLFNGIAHLLQKWGKIDPDFIAQYTDNFAHYQEIIKDYPPEKVAHICGIPEADLVSAATYWEQSNRVISMWSMGLNQSSEGTAKIRTLINLHLMTGTIGKEGCGPFSLTGQPNAMGGREAGGLAHILPGYRLVHNPEHRAEVEQLWNLPQNSISPEAGKTAWEAIMGLETGEVQFYWVAATNPVVSMPDLERTKKALQNSPFTVYQDAYFPTETAYYAHLVLPAAQWSEKTGTMTNSERVVTYCPSFSEPVGEGKADWEIFAEVGRRLGFEEYFAFENSAQVYDEYVSLTKNRPCDMSGLSHDLLKQAPIQWPFPEGANPDDKYGRRLYTDFKFHTPNQKAQFIAVHSRGLAEPPNPDYPFVLTIGRLYGHWHTMTRTGRIAKINKMHPEPLLEIHPKDAHQYGIESGDMVAITSLRGKGIFKALVTRAIAPRTLFVPMHWGFLWGENTEANSLSHPMACPVSKQPELKACAVNIARA encoded by the coding sequence ATGAGTGAGAAAGTAAAGACAGTTTGTCCTTATTGTGGTGTGGGTTGTGGTTTAGAAGTAATGACCTCTACGGATGATGAAAAAGTATCTATCGGTAAGGTTATGGGCGATCGCACCCACCCCTCCAGCCAAGGGAAAGTATGTGTCAAAGGGGCTACCGTAGGGGAGGCCATCAAAAAAAGTCGTTTAGAATATCCTCTTTGGCGAGAAAGCCTAGACCAAGAATTTCAACGCATCTCATGGGATGAAGCCTATGACAAAATCGTCAATCAAATCAACAAAGTAAGAGATACCATTGGTGTTGACGGTATTTGTATGTACGGTTCAGGGCAATTTCAAACCGAAGACTACTATATCGCCCAAAAACTGTTCAAAGGATGCCTAGGCACCAATAATTTTGATGCCAATTCCCGTCTGTGTATGTCCTCCGCCGTCTCAGGATATGTCGGTAGTTTTGGCGCTGACGGGCCCCCTTGTACCTATACCGACTTAGAAAATACCGACTGCGCCTTTTTGGTGGGAACCAATACCGCCGACTGTCATCCCATCGTATTCAACCGTTTAAGGGCATATCACAAGAAAAATGACCATGTTAAGATGGTGGTCGTTGATCCTCGTCGTACTGCCACTGCAGAAGCCGCCGATCTCCATTTACCTATTCGCCCTGGTACTGACATTGACTTATTTAACGGCATCGCCCACCTACTGCAAAAATGGGGCAAAATTGACCCCGACTTTATCGCCCAATATACCGATAACTTTGCCCATTACCAAGAAATTATCAAAGACTATCCCCCCGAAAAAGTAGCCCATATATGCGGTATTCCTGAAGCGGATTTAGTTAGTGCTGCTACCTATTGGGAGCAGTCCAATCGAGTGATTTCCATGTGGTCTATGGGTTTAAATCAATCTTCCGAAGGCACTGCCAAAATTCGCACCTTAATCAATCTGCACCTGATGACAGGTACCATCGGCAAGGAAGGATGTGGCCCTTTTTCCCTCACAGGGCAACCTAACGCCATGGGAGGTAGAGAGGCGGGGGGTTTAGCTCATATTCTCCCCGGTTATCGTCTTGTCCATAACCCTGAACACCGAGCAGAAGTAGAACAATTATGGAATCTTCCCCAAAATTCCATTTCCCCTGAAGCAGGTAAAACCGCATGGGAGGCAATTATGGGTTTAGAAACAGGGGAAGTACAGTTTTATTGGGTGGCCGCTACTAACCCTGTGGTAAGTATGCCCGACTTGGAAAGGACAAAAAAAGCCTTGCAAAATTCCCCTTTTACGGTATATCAAGATGCTTATTTTCCTACCGAAACCGCCTACTATGCCCATTTGGTGCTACCTGCGGCACAGTGGAGCGAAAAAACGGGTACTATGACCAATTCTGAGCGGGTGGTTACCTATTGCCCCAGTTTTAGTGAACCTGTGGGGGAAGGTAAGGCGGACTGGGAAATTTTTGCGGAGGTGGGCAGAAGGTTGGGATTTGAGGAATATTTTGCCTTTGAAAATTCGGCACAGGTATATGATGAGTATGTGTCGTTAACCAAAAATCGCCCCTGTGATATGTCGGGGTTAAGCCATGATTTGTTAAAACAAGCCCCTATCCAGTGGCCTTTCCCTGAAGGGGCAAATCCTGATGATAAGTATGGCAGAAGGTTATACACTGATTTCAAATTCCATACCCCTAACCAAAAAGCCCAGTTTATTGCGGTGCATAGTCGAGGATTAGCAGAACCTCCTAACCCTGATTATCCTTTTGTGTTAACCATCGGTAGGCTATATGGACATTGGCACACCATGACAAGGACGGGCAGAATTGCCAAAATTAATAAGATGCACCCTGAGCCTTTGTTGGAGATTCACCCCAAGGATGCCCATCAATATGGCATTGAGTCGGGGGATATGGTTGCCATTACTTCTTTACGGGGCAAAGGGATTTTTAAGGCTTTGGTGACAAGGGCGATCGCCCCTAGAACCCTTTTTGTACCGATGCACTGGGGTTTTTTGTGGGGGGAAAACACCGAAGCCAATAGCCTTAGTCATCCCATGGCTTGTCCTGTGTCTAAACAACCTGAGTTAAAAGCCTGTGCGGTGAATATTGCTAGGGCTTAA
- a CDS encoding protein of unknown function DUF177 (PFAM: Uncharacterized ACR, COG1399~COGs: COG1399 metal-binding possibly nucleic acid-binding protein~InterPro IPR003772~KEGG: cyc:PCC7424_0963 protein of unknown function DUF177~PFAM: protein of unknown function DUF177~SPTR: Putative uncharacterized protein;~manually curated), with the protein MERIYIPQLLKMPQQMDKFTFKENIKGFKTLTPIKGSLAVYHRGGFLEVELTADTILTLKCDRCLKTFNHRLEVDTSEIIWLSDQFEDPDNLPLEREISGDDLCESLPPDGYFEVQSWIYEQLSLALPLRQLCNNEDCEPPTIDESSTITDSRWAALTALKSLGE; encoded by the coding sequence ATGGAAAGAATTTACATTCCCCAACTGCTGAAGATGCCCCAGCAAATGGATAAGTTTACTTTTAAGGAAAATATTAAGGGTTTTAAGACTTTGACCCCTATCAAAGGTAGTTTAGCAGTTTATCATCGTGGGGGTTTTTTGGAGGTGGAATTAACCGCTGATACTATTCTTACCCTAAAGTGCGATCGCTGCCTAAAAACTTTTAACCATCGTCTCGAAGTAGATACATCAGAAATTATTTGGCTAAGTGATCAATTTGAAGATCCTGATAATTTACCCTTGGAGAGGGAAATTTCGGGGGATGACCTGTGCGAAAGTTTGCCCCCTGACGGTTATTTTGAAGTGCAAAGCTGGATTTATGAACAATTATCCCTTGCTTTACCCCTAAGACAGTTATGTAACAACGAAGATTGCGAACCTCCTACCATTGATGAAAGTTCTACCATTACCGACAGTCGTTGGGCAGCCCTTACTGCGCTCAAATCATTGGGAGAATAA
- a CDS encoding transposase IS891/IS1136/IS1341 family (PFAM: Helix-turn-helix domain; Putative transposase DNA-binding domain; Probable transposase~COGs: COG0675 Transposase and inactivated derivatives~InterPro IPR001959:IPR010095~KEGG: mar:MAE_44590 transposase~PFAM: transposase IS891/IS1136/IS1341 family; transposase IS605 OrfB~SPTR: Transposase): MITLTYQFKLKLNRQQVNEVEHILDVCKSVYNYALAERKAYYNSRKSLVDRCSIVSEYIIPANAPYPNYHSQAKNLTIAKKTNQNLKSVNAQVLQQTLKTLDKAFSDMKSKGYGFPRFKKQMKSFVFPAMLKNCLGEGRIKLPQLGWLRIKQSRDYPTGFEPKQARIVKKASGYYLMIAFQSKESCYDAPVGKTSLGIDAGIESFIATDRGELIKAPKFLLQAQSKLKLLQRRLKHKIKGSNNWLKLQNKIAKIHEKVANTRRDWHFKLANYLCDLTDNIFVEDINFVSWSRGIVRKQSLDSGIGQFINEILPYVCWKRSKFYLKVDKNGTSQECSNCGNHTGKKHLGERVHNCQFCGYTAPRDVVSAKVIRNRGLIAVGHIVNQNAYGDVLTGIGQGNLLNLVKCL; encoded by the coding sequence GTGATTACCTTAACTTACCAGTTCAAGCTAAAACTTAATCGGCAACAAGTTAACGAGGTGGAGCACATCTTGGATGTTTGTAAGTCCGTTTATAACTATGCCTTGGCTGAAAGAAAGGCTTATTATAACAGCCGTAAATCACTGGTTGATCGTTGTTCAATAGTTTCTGAATACATAATCCCCGCTAACGCACCATATCCTAATTACCATAGCCAAGCAAAAAACTTAACCATTGCCAAAAAGACAAACCAAAACTTAAAGTCTGTTAATGCTCAAGTATTACAACAAACTCTGAAAACTTTAGATAAAGCATTCTCCGATATGAAGTCTAAGGGTTATGGCTTTCCTAGATTTAAAAAGCAAATGAAAAGTTTTGTTTTCCCTGCCATGCTAAAAAATTGTTTAGGGGAAGGTAGGATTAAGTTACCACAATTAGGCTGGTTAAGAATTAAACAATCTAGGGATTATCCCACTGGGTTTGAGCCTAAACAAGCTCGTATTGTGAAAAAAGCATCAGGTTATTATCTGATGATTGCTTTTCAATCTAAAGAATCTTGCTATGATGCACCTGTGGGAAAAACAAGTTTAGGAATTGATGCAGGGATAGAATCATTTATTGCTACAGATAGAGGAGAGTTAATCAAAGCCCCTAAGTTTTTGTTACAAGCACAGAGTAAGCTTAAATTGCTACAAAGACGCTTAAAACATAAGATTAAAGGCTCTAATAATTGGTTAAAACTCCAAAACAAGATAGCAAAAATCCATGAAAAAGTAGCTAACACTCGCCGTGATTGGCATTTTAAGTTAGCTAATTACCTCTGCGATTTGACTGACAACATTTTTGTGGAGGATATAAATTTTGTTTCTTGGAGTCGAGGGATTGTGAGAAAGCAATCTTTAGACTCGGGTATAGGGCAGTTTATTAATGAAATATTGCCATATGTGTGCTGGAAACGAAGTAAGTTTTATCTCAAGGTTGACAAGAATGGTACATCTCAAGAATGTAGTAACTGTGGTAATCATACGGGCAAAAAGCATTTAGGGGAAAGAGTGCATAATTGCCAGTTTTGTGGTTATACCGCACCAAGAGATGTGGTGAGTGCAAAAGTCATTAGAAATAGAGGATTAATTGCGGTAGGGCATATCGTGAATCAAAATGCTTACGGAGACGTACTGACGGGGATTGGACAAGGCAACTTGCTTAATCTAGTTAAGTGTCTGTGA
- a CDS encoding membrane protease FtsH catalytic subunit (PFAM: Peptidase family M41; ATPase family associated with various cellular activities (AAA)~TIGRFAM: ATP-dependent metalloprotease FtsH~COGs: COG0465 ATP-dependent Zn protease~InterProIPR003960:IPR003959:IPR000642:IPR005936:IPR 003593~KEGG: cyh:Cyan8802_1868 ATP-dependent metalloprotease FtsH~PFAM: peptidase M41; AAA ATPase central domain protein~PRIAM: Microtubule-severing ATPase~SMART: AAA ATPase~SPTR: ATP-dependent metalloprotease FtsH;~TIGRFAM: ATP-dependent metalloprotease FtsH) has translation MLNPNSRKRKKYSRVLTLIVSSLLWGQTLVGGGVALAQNRNQEFSYSDLLSKIETEEIQRIEIDPDTNVARVFLVGEDEDSPRIVNLFNDNRELISRIRQNDIDFAVQSSGASAAAVISGVQLGLLLFLIIGLFLLIRKSANSAAGAMNFGKSKAKFQMESQTGVEFKDVAGIEEAKEELQEVVTFLKTPDKFTAIGARIPRGLLLVGPPGTGKTLLAKAIAGEAEVPFFSISGSEFVEMFVGVGASRVRDLFRKAKENAPCLVFIDEIDAVGRQRGSGIGGGNDEREQTLNQLLTEMDGFEGNSGIIIIAATNRPDVLDSALLRPGRFDRQVIVDYPDLEGRLGILDVHASNKKIEVDVDLKAIAQRTPGFSGADLANLLNEAAILTARKRKDAITMAEVDQAIDRVIAGMEGTPLVDSKSKRLIAYHEVGHAVVATLTPGHDPVEKITLVPRGQARGLTWFTPDEEQGLVSRNQLFARITGLLGGRAAEEMVFGEDEVTTGASNDIERVTSLARQIVTKFGMSDLGPIALEGDEQPVFLGNDSMSRTEYSQDIAQKIDLQIRAIVHQCHENAKTIINEYRPVVDYLVDLLIENETLDRQTFEKVLGQKSL, from the coding sequence ATGTTAAATCCTAATTCCCGTAAAAGAAAAAAATATAGTAGAGTCCTTACCCTAATCGTTAGCAGTCTTTTGTGGGGACAAACCTTGGTGGGGGGAGGGGTTGCCCTTGCTCAAAATCGTAATCAAGAATTTAGTTATAGTGATTTACTCAGTAAAATTGAGACAGAAGAAATCCAACGTATCGAAATTGATCCTGATACCAATGTGGCAAGGGTGTTTTTAGTGGGAGAAGACGAAGACAGCCCTAGGATAGTAAATTTATTCAATGATAATCGGGAATTAATTAGTCGCATCAGACAAAATGACATTGATTTTGCTGTGCAATCTTCTGGGGCTTCGGCGGCAGCGGTGATTAGCGGTGTACAGTTGGGGTTACTCTTATTTTTGATCATTGGTTTATTTTTATTGATTCGTAAATCTGCCAATTCGGCGGCGGGGGCGATGAATTTTGGTAAATCCAAGGCGAAATTTCAGATGGAGTCACAAACGGGAGTCGAATTTAAGGATGTGGCAGGTATTGAGGAGGCGAAAGAGGAACTGCAGGAGGTGGTAACTTTCCTCAAAACCCCAGATAAATTTACCGCCATTGGGGCAAGAATCCCTCGGGGTTTACTGTTAGTAGGGCCTCCAGGGACGGGTAAAACCTTGTTGGCAAAGGCGATCGCCGGGGAGGCAGAAGTTCCCTTTTTCAGCATTTCGGGATCGGAATTTGTAGAAATGTTTGTGGGGGTTGGCGCTTCTCGGGTCAGGGATTTATTTCGTAAGGCGAAGGAAAATGCCCCTTGTTTAGTATTTATCGATGAAATTGATGCGGTGGGAAGACAGCGGGGTAGTGGCATCGGTGGGGGTAATGATGAAAGGGAGCAAACCCTGAACCAGTTGTTAACAGAAATGGATGGTTTTGAAGGAAATTCAGGAATTATTATCATTGCGGCGACCAACCGCCCCGATGTCCTAGATAGTGCCTTGTTGCGTCCCGGACGTTTTGATCGTCAGGTAATTGTGGATTATCCTGATTTGGAAGGACGTTTAGGTATTTTGGATGTCCATGCTAGTAATAAAAAAATTGAGGTGGATGTAGATTTAAAGGCGATCGCCCAGCGCACCCCCGGATTTTCTGGGGCAGATCTTGCCAACCTCCTCAACGAAGCAGCAATTTTGACTGCCCGTAAACGCAAAGATGCCATCACCATGGCAGAAGTTGATCAAGCCATTGATCGGGTGATTGCGGGGATGGAAGGTACTCCTTTGGTCGATAGCAAAAGTAAACGTTTAATTGCCTATCATGAAGTGGGTCATGCCGTGGTGGCCACCCTTACCCCTGGGCATGATCCTGTGGAAAAAATTACCCTAGTTCCCCGTGGACAGGCGAGGGGTTTAACTTGGTTTACCCCCGACGAAGAACAGGGTTTGGTATCCCGCAATCAGCTTTTTGCCCGTATTACAGGGTTATTAGGTGGTCGTGCCGCCGAGGAAATGGTATTCGGTGAGGACGAAGTAACTACAGGTGCTAGTAATGACATTGAACGGGTTACGAGTTTGGCTCGTCAAATCGTAACTAAGTTCGGTATGTCTGATCTAGGGCCTATCGCCCTAGAAGGGGATGAACAGCCTGTTTTCTTGGGTAATGACTCTATGAGTCGGACAGAATATTCTCAGGATATAGCCCAAAAAATTGATTTACAAATCAGGGCTATTGTTCATCAATGCCATGAAAATGCTAAGACGATTATTAATGAATATCGTCCTGTGGTTGATTATTTAGTAGATCTTTTGATCGAAAACGAAACCCTTGATCGTCAAACCTTTGAAAAGGTTTTAGGACAAAAATCTCTTTAA